One Candidatus Methylomirabilota bacterium DNA segment encodes these proteins:
- a CDS encoding polysaccharide deacetylase family protein → MTPSRRLSLVRLAAAGLHHSGALAPLTRAVGHVRRTPAFPILSYHRVNDDADPFFRALPTAVFERQMRHVARNYRVLPVEELVERLERGGLPRNALAITFDDGYRDNLTHAAPILSRLGLPATIFLATGFVGTAEVPWFDRLAHGLKRSVATSVGTPWGEYFDLADVPARLCAMGRALEHLKRVPDEERHRQLEALLVALGVTDQRSFKNLMLSWDDVHALRGLGFTVGAHTVNHPILSRVSPQRAWTEILGARTMIESACGTAPRAFAYPNGGAEDYTETVKRLVREAGFTCAVTTRFGLNTPKTNPWELRRGGPWEHHLPTFALKLAWYRLAQRD, encoded by the coding sequence ATGACCCCTTCCCGCAGGCTCTCGCTCGTGCGCCTGGCCGCGGCGGGCCTGCACCACTCGGGCGCGCTCGCGCCGCTCACCCGTGCCGTGGGCCATGTGCGCCGGACGCCGGCGTTCCCGATTCTCAGCTATCACCGGGTCAACGACGACGCGGACCCGTTTTTCAGGGCGCTGCCCACGGCGGTGTTCGAGCGCCAGATGCGTCACGTCGCGCGCAACTATCGCGTGCTGCCCGTCGAGGAGCTGGTGGAGCGGTTGGAGCGGGGCGGCCTGCCGCGCAACGCGCTCGCCATCACGTTCGACGACGGCTACCGCGACAATCTCACCCACGCCGCACCGATTTTGTCGCGGCTCGGGCTGCCCGCCACAATCTTTCTGGCCACGGGCTTCGTCGGAACCGCCGAGGTGCCGTGGTTTGACCGACTCGCCCATGGGCTCAAGAGGAGCGTGGCGACGTCGGTGGGCACTCCTTGGGGCGAATATTTCGACCTCGCGGACGTGCCGGCCCGCCTCTGCGCCATGGGCCGCGCGCTGGAGCATCTCAAGCGCGTGCCCGACGAGGAGCGGCACCGGCAGCTGGAAGCCCTCCTCGTGGCGCTCGGTGTCACCGACCAGCGTTCGTTCAAGAATCTGATGCTGTCCTGGGACGACGTGCACGCGCTTCGCGGCCTCGGCTTCACCGTCGGAGCGCATACCGTCAACCACCCGATCCTGTCGCGGGTGAGCCCCCAGCGCGCGTGGACAGAGATCCTCGGCGCCCGGACCATGATCGAGTCCGCTTGCGGCACCGCCCCTCGCGCCTTCGCGTATCCCAACGGAGGCGCCGAGGATTATACCGAGACGGTCAAGCGACTCGTGCGTGAGGCTGGGTTCACCTGCGCGGTGACGACCCGCTTCGGCCTCAATACCCCGAAGACCAATCCCTGGGAGCTGCGCCGCGGCGGACCGTGGGAGCACCACCTGCCCACGTTCGCCCTCAAGCTCGCGTGGTACCGATTGGCGCAACGCGACTAG
- a CDS encoding glycosyltransferase, whose protein sequence is MTAGDDIDAMDVSVVISTYNRASLLATCLEALAAQRVAETTRWEVIVVDNNSSDRTPAVVAKASAGTSTRVRYLFEGRQGVAFGRNTGVDHARGRLVAFTDDDVVPPEDWIQTLVDLFQEHEADVLGGRVMPRWAAPVPPWVTRWLEERQYRHTHLGILAHGEPARIRCDMSYPPIWTANAAIARHAFLELGGFDTRFGRIKDKLYGGEDTDLVRRAVARGLRVFYDPRLTVWHRIPAERMTRRHFRRLRFEDAEGEGLRVAPPARRALLRVRWYTYRRVAWNFGAWLCAAGLRRRDAFARELALHSALGQFWGELRAGWRRRQPDPKSAAENSRGEKA, encoded by the coding sequence GTGACCGCAGGCGACGACATCGACGCCATGGACGTGAGTGTGGTGATCAGCACGTACAACCGGGCTTCCCTGCTCGCGACCTGCCTCGAGGCGCTCGCCGCTCAGCGGGTGGCCGAGACCACGCGATGGGAGGTCATCGTCGTGGACAACAATTCCAGCGACCGCACGCCCGCGGTGGTGGCGAAGGCGTCGGCGGGGACGTCGACGCGTGTCCGGTATCTCTTCGAGGGCCGGCAGGGGGTGGCGTTCGGGCGCAACACCGGCGTCGACCATGCCCGTGGACGGCTTGTCGCCTTCACCGACGACGACGTGGTGCCCCCCGAGGACTGGATCCAGACGCTGGTCGACCTCTTCCAGGAGCACGAGGCCGACGTCTTGGGCGGCCGGGTGATGCCCCGCTGGGCGGCGCCGGTCCCTCCCTGGGTCACGCGGTGGCTCGAGGAGCGACAGTATCGCCACACGCACCTCGGAATCCTCGCCCACGGCGAGCCAGCGCGCATCCGCTGCGACATGAGTTATCCCCCGATCTGGACCGCGAATGCCGCCATCGCTCGGCATGCCTTCCTCGAGCTCGGGGGCTTCGATACGCGGTTCGGGCGTATCAAGGACAAGCTCTACGGCGGCGAGGACACCGACCTCGTACGCCGGGCGGTCGCGCGCGGGCTCCGAGTCTTCTACGACCCGCGCTTGACGGTCTGGCATCGCATTCCCGCGGAACGCATGACCCGACGCCATTTCCGGCGCCTACGCTTCGAGGACGCCGAGGGCGAGGGGCTCCGCGTGGCGCCGCCCGCGCGGCGGGCTCTGCTGCGCGTGCGCTGGTACACCTATCGACGGGTAGCGTGGAACTTCGGCGCGTGGCTCTGCGCGGCCGGCCTGCGTCGGCGCGACGCCTTCGCCCGCGAGCTGGCGCTGCACAGTGCGCTCGGTCAGTTCTGGGGTGAGCTCAGGGCGGGCTGGCGCCGCCGCCAGCCGGACCCGAAGTCCGCGGCCGAGAACTCGCGGGGGGAGAAGGCCTGA
- a CDS encoding glycosyltransferase family A protein, with product MISVLIATRNRGPELEAQLRSLEAVQAPEGGWELIVIDNGSSDATPTLLGRVADQGRLPLRPICEPRRGKSRALNLGLLAARGELLAFTDDDAVVQPQWLRAFQRAAAEHPEAIGFAGRAPALGDSPPVGHGIVNYEHGDADFEIKPFQTPPLGVNFAFRRRAFERYGLFREDLGPGSAVQRAEDTEFVRRLWLGGERLWYVAQAVVQNPVHQERLSRRFSLRWTFWVGRSNARMTGRPRGVPTVAGVPRYLYGTLLRGAGKVALSTLRFGRGLDFAIARRLAYDLGLAYEFWTLPRNFDPRALVPPLSPARDPADPVPGAR from the coding sequence ATGATCTCCGTTCTCATTGCCACCCGAAACCGCGGGCCCGAGCTCGAGGCGCAGCTGCGCTCACTCGAGGCCGTGCAAGCGCCAGAGGGAGGCTGGGAGCTGATCGTGATCGATAACGGCTCGTCCGATGCCACGCCGACCCTGCTCGGGCGCGTGGCTGACCAAGGGAGGCTACCCCTCCGGCCTATCTGCGAGCCGCGCCGCGGCAAGTCGCGGGCGCTGAACCTCGGCCTGCTGGCGGCGCGCGGCGAGCTCCTGGCCTTCACGGACGACGACGCCGTGGTCCAGCCCCAATGGCTCCGCGCATTCCAGCGCGCCGCCGCCGAGCATCCCGAGGCCATCGGTTTCGCGGGACGTGCGCCCGCCCTCGGGGACTCCCCGCCGGTCGGGCACGGTATCGTGAACTACGAGCACGGGGACGCCGACTTCGAGATCAAGCCCTTTCAGACTCCGCCGCTCGGCGTGAACTTCGCGTTCCGTCGGCGAGCCTTCGAACGCTACGGCCTCTTCCGAGAGGATCTCGGGCCCGGGAGCGCGGTGCAACGCGCGGAGGACACCGAATTCGTTCGCCGGCTCTGGTTGGGGGGCGAGCGCCTCTGGTACGTCGCTCAGGCCGTGGTGCAGAACCCTGTCCACCAGGAGCGGCTGTCGCGGCGATTCTCCCTGCGCTGGACCTTCTGGGTCGGCCGGAGTAACGCCCGGATGACCGGCCGCCCTAGGGGGGTGCCGACGGTCGCGGGGGTGCCCCGCTACCTCTACGGTACCCTGCTCCGCGGCGCGGGCAAGGTCGCCTTGTCAACGCTTCGGTTCGGTCGGGGCCTCGATTTCGCCATCGCCCGGCGCCTCGCGTACGATCTGGGGCTCGCATATGAGTTCTGGACCTTGCCACGCAATTTCGATCCGCGCGCCCTGGTCCCGCCGCTCAGCCCGGCGCGCGATCCGGCCGATCCGGTCCCCGGGGCGCGCTGA
- a CDS encoding glycosyltransferase family 2 protein, giving the protein MSVVVTFHNQASFVAPAIETVLGQGYPNLETIVVDDGSTDDTRRRCMAFGDRVRLIARANGGASAARNSGITEARGEYVAHLDGDDLWHPDKIARQVEVARRFPEAGMIVANGHMFGEGMPTIPGLIWGDIGRRLAATSEPAILLEPYRALIRRHCFNTPSQMMIPASVYRAVGAWDERIKMVADVELALRIAARYPAAFMRGDLVGYRLLEGSLSGPYHSRQFAWALDTFGVMRKHARIAPPTMRPALEARMAGDANDFARDAYYLGRRGRLAWALRYQLRLLAASRRAHRVLPYLAALLLPERLVSTVARRFRGVRRPGDPGFTLETK; this is encoded by the coding sequence GTGAGCGTCGTCGTGACCTTTCACAATCAGGCCTCTTTCGTGGCCCCCGCGATAGAAACGGTGCTCGGCCAAGGCTATCCGAACCTGGAGACCATCGTGGTCGACGATGGCTCAACCGATGACACACGGCGGCGCTGCATGGCCTTCGGTGACCGCGTCCGCCTGATCGCGCGCGCGAACGGCGGCGCCTCCGCCGCCCGCAACTCCGGAATCACTGAGGCGCGCGGCGAATATGTGGCCCACCTGGATGGCGACGACCTGTGGCATCCCGACAAGATCGCCCGCCAGGTGGAGGTCGCCAGGCGCTTCCCGGAGGCCGGCATGATCGTCGCCAACGGGCACATGTTCGGCGAGGGCATGCCGACGATCCCCGGCCTCATCTGGGGCGATATCGGCAGGCGGCTTGCGGCGACGTCCGAGCCTGCGATACTCCTCGAACCCTACCGGGCCCTCATCCGGAGGCACTGTTTCAACACGCCCTCGCAGATGATGATTCCCGCGTCGGTGTACCGGGCAGTGGGGGCATGGGATGAGCGAATCAAGATGGTGGCGGATGTGGAACTGGCCCTGCGCATCGCCGCGCGCTATCCGGCGGCCTTCATGCGCGGCGACCTCGTAGGGTACCGGCTGCTGGAAGGGAGCCTCTCCGGGCCGTACCATTCGCGGCAGTTCGCCTGGGCGCTGGACACCTTTGGGGTCATGCGGAAGCACGCGCGCATCGCGCCGCCGACGATGCGCCCCGCGCTCGAGGCGCGCATGGCCGGCGATGCCAACGACTTCGCACGCGACGCGTACTACCTAGGCCGTCGCGGCCGCTTGGCGTGGGCGCTCCGGTACCAGCTTCGCCTTCTCGCCGCAAGCCGCCGGGCGCACCGTGTGCTGCCCTATCTCGCCGCCCTTCTCCTGCCTGAGCGCCTCGTGTCGACGGTCGCGCGCCGCTTCCGAGGCGTCAGGCGACCGGGCGACCCGGGATTCACCCTGGAGACCAAATGA
- a CDS encoding ABC transporter permease, with translation MTPNPLRELAQYSYLILSFARRDIRARYKQTALGAAWAVLQPLSLMVIFTLVFDRVARIPTGGTPYPLFSYSALIFWSYFSTTVSQGSLSMTANSNLVRKIYFPRETLLLAVMLSASLDLAIACVMLGALMVIYKATVTWTLLWVPVLLGVQVLFTFALICLTSAVHVYFRDIGHALTLGLQLWMFATPVAYPLAVVPENLQELYMLNPMATIIDGYRGAILYGRTPDLARLGMVLIFVLALLGVTYTSFKHAERTFADVI, from the coding sequence ATGACGCCGAATCCCCTGCGGGAGCTCGCGCAGTACTCCTACTTGATCTTGAGCTTCGCCCGGCGGGACATCCGGGCGCGCTACAAACAGACCGCCCTGGGCGCGGCGTGGGCGGTGCTCCAGCCGCTGTCGCTCATGGTGATCTTCACGCTGGTTTTCGATCGGGTCGCGCGCATTCCCACAGGCGGCACGCCATATCCCCTCTTCTCCTACAGTGCGCTGATCTTCTGGTCCTACTTCTCGACGACCGTCTCGCAGGGCTCCCTGTCGATGACGGCCAACTCGAACCTCGTCCGCAAGATCTACTTTCCCCGGGAGACGCTGCTCCTCGCCGTCATGCTCTCGGCGAGTCTCGACCTCGCCATCGCCTGCGTCATGCTGGGCGCGCTCATGGTCATCTACAAGGCGACGGTGACATGGACGCTGCTGTGGGTGCCGGTCCTTCTCGGAGTGCAGGTCCTGTTCACCTTCGCCCTGATCTGCCTCACCTCCGCGGTGCACGTCTACTTCCGGGACATCGGACACGCCCTCACCCTGGGACTCCAGCTCTGGATGTTCGCGACCCCGGTGGCCTACCCGCTGGCGGTCGTGCCGGAGAACCTCCAGGAGCTGTACATGCTCAATCCCATGGCGACCATCATCGATGGCTATCGGGGCGCGATCCTCTACGGTCGGACCCCGGACCTGGCGCGGCTCGGGATGGTGCTCATCTTCGTCCTCGCGCTCCTCGGTGTGACCTACACCTCATTCAAGCACGCCGAGCGCACGTTCGCGGACGTGATCTAG
- a CDS encoding asparagine synthase-related protein: protein MSFLGGVIHRDHGQPVTGALLQAIATRGGVTAAPLMLTSGSVGFVAGAGGKAPKRYQTAIAAADLDLVNLDELRALTGLTPGCEVLGRLYELEGWQRLLRHLRGAFAAALWDPRQDTLWLGVDHFGIKQLYYASTPDGLAFASRPSALLAMPGVAAEADPQVVYDYLNVRVVAAPASIWKGVRRLPPGHVLTVRAGAVAVEPYWDLAYPEQRIGLREAMAATARHVEEAVGAALEGGPAKETGAFLSGGTDSSTVLGYMAKLTGERVPAFSIGFQEERFDELHYADVAARHFNAGHEKHIVTADEALASMGAIVDAYDEPFGNNSALGTYLCARLASDHGVRRLLAGDGGDEIFGGNERYASDRVFSRYQRFPAFARRGLIEPLLRALPDAGVFGKARRYVRRASLSTPRRLYSYSFFMAQEGREFLAPDLVAAVNPEGPWRIVEGHFDGAQASSELNRIMYMDIKVTLGDNDLVKVTRTAERAGIDVRFPFLDRPLVEFTATLPADFKVRGLEKRYLFKRAFRSLLPAEILGKRKHGFGIPTSDWLKSHGGFRDLARESLLSPWARGLGYFRPGAIERLFALHEADVTPYYGDQVWTVLMLHLWHRHHLEGRAL, encoded by the coding sequence ATGAGCTTCCTCGGCGGCGTCATCCATCGCGATCACGGCCAGCCCGTGACCGGCGCGTTGCTCCAAGCGATCGCCACGCGGGGCGGCGTTACGGCCGCTCCCCTCATGCTCACGTCGGGGAGCGTCGGCTTCGTTGCGGGCGCAGGCGGCAAGGCGCCAAAGCGCTATCAGACCGCCATCGCCGCCGCCGACCTGGATCTCGTCAACCTAGACGAGCTGCGGGCGCTCACCGGCCTGACGCCGGGATGCGAGGTGCTGGGGCGCCTCTACGAGCTGGAAGGCTGGCAGAGGCTGCTCCGTCACCTCCGCGGAGCCTTTGCGGCTGCACTCTGGGATCCCCGCCAGGACACGCTCTGGCTCGGCGTGGATCACTTCGGCATCAAACAGCTCTACTACGCGTCGACGCCCGACGGGCTGGCCTTCGCCTCGCGTCCGAGCGCGCTCCTCGCGATGCCCGGAGTGGCCGCGGAGGCGGATCCGCAGGTGGTCTATGACTACCTGAACGTCCGCGTGGTCGCCGCGCCGGCGTCGATCTGGAAGGGCGTGCGCCGCTTGCCGCCCGGTCATGTCTTGACGGTTCGCGCGGGCGCCGTCGCGGTCGAGCCGTACTGGGATCTCGCGTACCCCGAGCAGCGAATCGGGCTCCGCGAGGCGATGGCGGCGACGGCCCGCCACGTCGAAGAGGCGGTGGGCGCCGCGCTCGAGGGTGGACCCGCCAAGGAAACGGGCGCCTTCCTGTCCGGGGGCACCGACAGCAGCACCGTGCTCGGCTATATGGCGAAGCTCACCGGCGAGCGGGTGCCGGCGTTTTCCATCGGCTTCCAGGAGGAACGGTTCGACGAGCTTCATTACGCGGACGTCGCGGCCCGGCACTTCAACGCCGGCCACGAGAAGCACATCGTGACCGCGGACGAGGCACTGGCCTCGATGGGCGCGATCGTCGACGCCTACGATGAGCCGTTCGGCAACAACTCCGCCCTCGGCACCTACCTCTGCGCCCGCCTTGCCAGCGATCATGGCGTGCGCCGGCTGCTGGCAGGCGACGGTGGCGACGAGATTTTCGGAGGCAACGAGCGGTATGCCAGCGATCGCGTGTTCTCCCGCTATCAGCGGTTCCCCGCGTTCGCCCGCCGAGGTCTGATCGAGCCGCTCCTGCGCGCGCTGCCCGATGCCGGGGTCTTTGGGAAGGCTCGCCGGTACGTTCGCCGCGCCAGTCTCTCCACCCCCCGCCGGCTCTACTCTTACTCCTTCTTCATGGCGCAGGAAGGCCGGGAGTTCCTCGCGCCGGACCTCGTCGCTGCGGTGAATCCCGAGGGTCCGTGGCGCATCGTCGAGGGGCACTTCGACGGGGCCCAGGCATCCAGTGAGCTGAACCGCATCATGTACATGGACATCAAGGTGACCCTAGGCGACAACGACCTCGTCAAGGTGACGCGCACCGCCGAGCGGGCCGGGATCGACGTCCGGTTCCCGTTCCTCGACCGGCCGCTGGTCGAGTTCACGGCCACCCTTCCGGCCGACTTCAAGGTGCGAGGCCTGGAGAAGCGTTACCTGTTCAAACGGGCCTTCCGCTCCTTGCTGCCCGCGGAGATCCTGGGGAAGCGGAAGCACGGCTTCGGCATCCCCACAAGCGATTGGCTGAAGTCGCACGGAGGCTTTCGTGACCTGGCCCGCGAGAGCCTGCTCTCGCCGTGGGCGCGCGGACTCGGCTACTTCCGGCCCGGAGCGATCGAACGACTTTTCGCGCTGCACGAGGCCGATGTGACGCCGTACTACGGCGATCAGGTCTGGACGGTGTTGATGCTGCACCTCTGGCATCGCCACCATCTCGAGGGGCGCGCGCTATGA
- a CDS encoding ABC transporter ATP-binding protein has product MSDIVLGFDQVSKRYRLRRGWHFLSLGEAIGRVRRRVRHTEETSPDFFWALRDVNFQIRRGESVGLIGSNGAGKSTTLKILSRVTVPTKGGFSAVGKIGALIEVGAGFHFDLTGRENVFLNGAIMGMTRAEVEEKFERIVSFAEIERFIDTPIKYYSSGMAVRLGFAVAAHINPDILLVDEVLAVGDAAFQAKCLNKLAELREQDKTIILVSHNMTNIVQHCDRVIWMDRGTVRAQGEPEAIVEQYLQAVQPQRAGTGGTPTLDATAPIRIGAIVVRNHRSDPGEPLVYGARATIDVEYEVMAPVSDPVIGITFENVNGHALGGLTSRLGGVKLDLTHRTGVVRLVLDPVIFTRGMYKVTVSVLDERIQRFYDFRSHAMSFSVDGPSLATREVSGHVVYPHHWESNGSRPS; this is encoded by the coding sequence GTGAGTGACATCGTCCTCGGATTCGACCAGGTCTCCAAGCGCTATCGGCTCCGCCGGGGCTGGCACTTTCTATCGCTTGGCGAGGCCATCGGCCGGGTCCGCCGCCGCGTGCGTCATACAGAAGAAACGTCGCCCGACTTCTTCTGGGCTCTGCGAGACGTGAACTTCCAGATCCGACGGGGCGAATCGGTGGGCCTCATTGGATCGAATGGAGCGGGCAAGAGCACGACGCTGAAGATCTTGTCGCGGGTGACGGTGCCCACGAAGGGAGGATTCTCCGCGGTGGGCAAGATCGGTGCGCTCATCGAGGTCGGCGCGGGATTCCACTTCGATCTCACGGGTCGGGAGAACGTGTTCCTCAACGGCGCCATCATGGGAATGACCCGGGCAGAGGTCGAGGAGAAGTTCGAGCGTATCGTCTCCTTCGCGGAGATCGAGCGCTTCATCGACACTCCGATCAAGTACTACTCGTCGGGCATGGCGGTGCGGCTGGGCTTTGCCGTGGCCGCGCATATCAACCCGGACATCCTGCTCGTGGACGAGGTGCTCGCGGTGGGTGACGCCGCCTTCCAGGCGAAATGCCTGAACAAGCTCGCGGAGCTACGCGAGCAGGACAAGACGATCATCCTGGTCAGCCACAACATGACCAACATCGTCCAGCACTGCGACCGCGTCATCTGGATGGACCGGGGCACGGTGCGGGCGCAGGGTGAGCCCGAGGCCATCGTCGAACAGTACCTGCAGGCGGTGCAGCCTCAGAGAGCTGGCACCGGGGGAACCCCGACTCTCGATGCCACCGCGCCGATCCGTATCGGCGCGATCGTGGTACGGAACCACCGGAGCGATCCGGGGGAGCCACTCGTCTACGGCGCCCGAGCCACCATCGACGTGGAGTACGAGGTGATGGCTCCGGTGAGCGATCCCGTGATTGGGATCACCTTCGAGAACGTCAACGGGCATGCACTCGGCGGCCTGACCTCTCGACTGGGCGGGGTGAAGCTCGACCTCACGCATCGCACCGGCGTGGTTCGCCTCGTTCTCGACCCGGTGATTTTCACGCGCGGCATGTACAAGGTCACGGTGTCCGTCCTCGACGAGCGGATCCAGCGCTTCTACGATTTTCGGTCGCACGCGATGTCGTTCAGCGTGGACGGGCCCAGCCTCGCCACCCGGGAGGTGAGCGGCCACGTGGTCTACCCCCATCACTGGGAGTCGAACGGGAGTCGACCCTCGTGA
- a CDS encoding glycosyltransferase: MISVLIPTHQRAGLLDRALTALGRQRLPSGLEWEIVVANNNCTDDTPEVVRRHAQTAPRGVRQVLETRPGANYARNAALGAAKGEVFACIDDDIEPDEGWLATALVTLDREKADMVGGRILPRWEVPPPPWLLDNHEFYDYLGLMAVETSKRLSLPFRDRPKIWGGNMIFRRSTVDRVGAFSVDVGRTSERLFSGDESDFIRRVLEAGGVVFYDPAIFVRHYVPRERMRQSYFWRWIYGYAQGRVAFLPEPTGRRLFGLPRWMYPRLAHHGLQFAMAPRSLRRQIDFFWELGLFMGWYRRRYPKRSAGR; encoded by the coding sequence ATGATCAGCGTTCTCATCCCCACCCATCAGCGGGCCGGGCTTCTTGATCGCGCGCTGACCGCGCTGGGTCGGCAACGCCTTCCGTCCGGGCTGGAATGGGAGATCGTCGTCGCCAACAACAACTGCACCGACGACACGCCCGAGGTGGTGCGCCGGCACGCCCAGACCGCCCCGCGAGGCGTACGCCAGGTCCTCGAGACCCGGCCGGGCGCGAACTACGCGCGCAACGCGGCGCTCGGCGCGGCCAAGGGCGAGGTGTTCGCGTGCATCGACGACGATATCGAGCCCGACGAGGGGTGGTTGGCCACGGCCCTGGTCACGCTTGACCGCGAGAAGGCCGATATGGTGGGGGGACGCATCCTTCCCCGCTGGGAGGTGCCGCCACCGCCATGGCTCCTCGACAACCACGAGTTCTACGACTACCTCGGCTTGATGGCGGTAGAGACATCGAAGCGGCTGAGCCTGCCGTTCAGGGACCGTCCCAAGATCTGGGGCGGGAACATGATCTTCCGTCGCTCGACGGTGGATCGGGTCGGCGCGTTCAGCGTGGACGTGGGGCGAACCTCCGAGCGATTGTTCAGCGGCGACGAGAGTGACTTCATCCGGCGTGTCCTGGAGGCCGGCGGCGTCGTCTTCTATGACCCCGCCATCTTCGTGCGTCACTACGTGCCCCGCGAGCGCATGCGCCAGTCGTACTTCTGGCGCTGGATCTACGGATACGCGCAGGGCCGAGTGGCGTTCCTCCCCGAGCCGACGGGCCGGCGGCTGTTCGGCCTGCCGCGCTGGATGTATCCGCGGCTCGCGCACCACGGTCTCCAGTTCGCAATGGCGCCGCGCTCGCTGCGGCGCCAGATCGACTTCTTTTGGGAGCTGGGGCTGTTCATGGGGTGGTACCGGCGGCGCTACCCGAAGCGGAGCGCGGGCCGATGA
- the glmS gene encoding glutamine--fructose-6-phosphate transaminase (isomerizing), whose protein sequence is MCGIIGYVGELDATEVILDGLKRLEYRGYDSAGLAVLDGSGILVRRSPGKIGNLEARLRQEPAAGSTGLGHTRWATHGRPSEANAHPHADCTGGLVVVHNGIIENYAEIKARLLADGHTFRSETDTEVIAHLLEGRLRSGLDLREACRAALAELRGAYAVAVLSRAHPHEIVAAKLGAGSVVVGLGTGEAYLASDIPAILPYTRDVVILEDGELARVTRTGAELMTRDGRRVERAPTRIDWDAAMAQKGGYRHFMLKEIHEQPRAVADSLRGRLFVDGSVVSLPEARLDAGVSNRLERVIVVACGTSYHAALVGRFMVERMAGLPAEVDVASEFRYRDLVLDHRTLVIAISQSGETADTLGAVRAARARQAPVLAITNVVGSAIARESSGVVYTQAGPEIGVASTKTFTTTIAACYLVALALGEQRGYLSGADARKRAEEILEAPRLIEDALTVDREVAALAQDLVRYPNVLYLGRGLHYPLALEGALKLKEISYIHAEGYAAGEMKHGPIALIDENMPVVALVPRDATYERMMGNLQEVRARDGRVIAICHPGDHEVGRIAAATVTMPAAPDLIAPMVSAVPLQLLAYHVAALRGLDVDQPRNLAKSVTVE, encoded by the coding sequence ATGTGCGGAATCATCGGATACGTCGGAGAGTTGGACGCCACGGAGGTCATCCTCGACGGGCTCAAGCGCCTTGAGTACCGGGGCTATGACTCTGCCGGGCTCGCCGTGCTGGATGGTAGCGGGATTCTGGTCCGCCGTAGCCCCGGCAAGATCGGAAACCTCGAAGCGCGTCTCCGACAGGAGCCCGCCGCGGGCTCGACCGGGCTGGGGCATACCCGCTGGGCCACCCATGGGCGTCCGTCCGAGGCGAACGCGCATCCCCACGCCGACTGCACGGGCGGGCTGGTGGTCGTCCACAACGGCATCATCGAGAACTACGCCGAGATCAAGGCTCGGCTCCTCGCCGACGGGCACACGTTCCGTTCCGAGACCGACACCGAGGTCATCGCACACCTTCTCGAGGGTCGGCTCCGATCCGGCCTCGACCTGCGGGAGGCCTGCCGGGCCGCCCTCGCCGAGCTCCGAGGAGCCTACGCGGTCGCGGTCCTCTCGCGCGCGCATCCGCACGAGATCGTCGCGGCCAAGCTGGGGGCAGGCAGCGTAGTGGTGGGGCTCGGCACTGGCGAGGCCTATCTCGCCTCCGACATCCCGGCCATCCTTCCGTACACGAGGGACGTGGTCATTCTCGAGGATGGCGAGCTCGCGCGCGTCACACGCACCGGTGCCGAGCTCATGACCCGGGACGGCCGCCGTGTCGAGCGGGCGCCCACGCGGATCGACTGGGACGCCGCGATGGCGCAGAAGGGCGGCTATCGCCACTTCATGCTCAAGGAGATTCACGAGCAACCCCGGGCGGTGGCCGACTCGCTGCGGGGCCGTCTCTTCGTCGACGGCTCGGTGGTGTCCTTGCCCGAAGCCCGCCTGGACGCGGGCGTCTCCAACCGTCTCGAGCGCGTCATCGTCGTCGCGTGCGGCACCTCGTACCATGCCGCATTGGTGGGTCGCTTCATGGTAGAGCGCATGGCCGGGCTCCCCGCCGAGGTGGATGTCGCCTCCGAGTTCCGCTATCGAGACCTCGTGCTCGATCATCGGACGCTCGTGATCGCCATCTCGCAGTCGGGCGAGACCGCGGACACCTTGGGCGCGGTCAGGGCGGCGCGAGCTCGCCAGGCGCCGGTGCTCGCCATCACGAACGTCGTGGGCTCCGCCATCGCCCGCGAGTCCAGCGGCGTGGTCTACACCCAGGCCGGGCCGGAGATCGGGGTCGCGTCGACCAAGACCTTCACGACCACCATCGCCGCCTGCTATCTGGTCGCGCTGGCTCTCGGTGAGCAGCGCGGGTATCTTTCGGGCGCCGACGCGCGCAAGCGCGCGGAGGAGATCCTGGAGGCGCCGCGCCTCATCGAGGACGCGCTCACGGTTGATCGTGAGGTCGCGGCGCTGGCGCAGGACCTGGTCCGCTATCCAAATGTCCTCTATCTCGGGCGCGGGCTGCACTATCCCCTCGCGCTCGAGGGCGCGCTCAAGCTCAAGGAGATCTCCTACATCCACGCCGAGGGCTACGCCGCCGGTGAAATGAAGCACGGGCCGATTGCCCTCATCGATGAGAACATGCCGGTGGTGGCCCTGGTGCCCCGTGACGCCACGTACGAGCGGATGATGGGCAATCTCCAGGAGGTGCGCGCCCGCGACGGCCGCGTGATCGCGATCTGCCATCCCGGCGACCACGAGGTGGGCCGCATCGCAGCCGCAACCGTGACGATGCCGGCCGCGCCCGATCTGATCGCTCCCATGGTCTCCGCGGTGCCGCTGCAACTCCTCGCCTACCACGTGGCCGCGCTGCGAGGGCTCGACGTCGATCAGCCCCGCAACCTGGCCAAGAGCGTCACGGTGGAATGA